TTCTCTGCCTGTGATGGGAATTGGATTTGCCCACGACTATACCACTTTTCTGATGTTCCGAATTGCCATTGGTGCGATTGGGGCTTCGTTTGTGATTACTCAGTACCACACCTCAATTATGTTTGCCCCGAATTGTGTCGGAACTGCCAATGCAACTTCTGCTGGCTGGGGAAACCTGGGAGGGGGAGTCACACAGCTTGTGATGCCACTCATATTCACTCTGTTTATCGGAGTATTGGGATTCAGTGATTCCTTAGGTTGGCGTGCTTCCATGTTTGTAGCTGGTCTGATTTGTGCTTTAACGGGTATTGCTTATTACTTCTTGACACAAGACGCACCAGATGGAAATTTTAAAGAATTGCGTGCTGCTGGGAAGTTGCCTCAAAAAGCGAATAACAAAGGAAAGTTTTGGACTGCCTGTAAAGATCATCGAGTTTGGGCTCTGTTTGTCATCTACGGTGCCTGCTTTGGAATTGAACTTACGATTAACAATATCGCTGCACTCTATTTTCTGGACCACTTTGATTACTTCCAGGATATGGAAACAGCACATGCAATCAAAATGGCCGGTCTTTTTGCTGGTATGTTTGGTTTGATGAATATATTTGCCCGCACTCTGGGGGGACTATTTGGTGACCGGTTTGGAGAAAAATGGGGGCTTAGTGGACGAGTCAAGTGGTTATTTGTTGTGATTTTCTGCGAAGGTATCGCCCTGATGCTCTTTTCACAGATGAGTATTCTTGTGATGGCGTTACC
The Gimesia aquarii DNA segment above includes these coding regions:
- a CDS encoding MFS transporter is translated as MEIQNKATRINLFNFSTPQMRAFHMSWFAFFLCFFAWFGIAPLMKVVREEMLLTKEQVGWCIIGSVAITVIARLFIGWLCDQIGPRLSYTWLLILGSLPVMGIGFAHDYTTFLMFRIAIGAIGASFVITQYHTSIMFAPNCVGTANATSAGWGNLGGGVTQLVMPLIFTLFIGVLGFSDSLGWRASMFVAGLICALTGIAYYFLTQDAPDGNFKELRAAGKLPQKANNKGKFWTACKDHRVWALFVIYGACFGIELTINNIAALYFLDHFDYFQDMETAHAIKMAGLFAGMFGLMNIFARTLGGLFGDRFGEKWGLSGRVKWLFVVIFCEGIALMLFSQMSILVMALPALIIFSLFVQMSEGATYSVVPFINPKALGAVSGIVGAGGNAGAVAAGFLFKTHAITWPTALFIIGAIVTCCSFLTFIVRFSEETEEEVRLAHELAVTARSGEKELATVIGN